The genome window TCAAGCGGAATTTTTAATGATAAAATTTCCGTTTTTCTAATTTTCTTTTTAGCAGGAATGTTTGTTGGCCCTTTTACAATCGGTCTGCTTTCAAAATATCAACTTCAAAGACGAAAATATATTTCAGCAGTTATTACGCTTGGGGTATTTTTCTACGTGATGGCAACGGTAGTTTTTGTTACAAAAGTTGGTAAAAATCCACTTGCTGCTAAAACTTATAACGATGGTTGAACGTGATTATTCCTATTTTTAGGACTTTTTATGGGAATTTGTCTCTGGGGAATTCAGGGAGTAATGTTAAATTTACCACACGAATATCCAGGTTCAAACCCTTATCGTATTGGTTTCCAGTTCGGTTTAATTTGAGGACTTGGATATACCGCTTTCACAGTTGCAACAATTATTACCTCTTTAATTAATACGCCGCCAGGAGTTGATGTAAAAAATTTAAACCCAAATAATGTTGACGGTTACGCTCTTGGTGCTTACATTCTCATTATTATCTTTTCACTTGTTTCTTCAATCGGTTTAGCTTTATTAAAAGAACCAAACCCTGATTATAAAAAGTTATTAAAAATACGTAGTTTTTCTGAAATTGAACGTATCAAAAAATAAAAAAAATTTTATTTTTTGATATAGTTTAATAAAAACAAGATTAAATTATCAATTCACTTATTTTTATATAAAAAAGTATTAAAATTTAGTTTGTGACAAAGACAAAAATTTGTTGCAAATTAATAAAAATTAACAAGAAAGAGAAACTAAACTTATGAAGCCAATCAAAATTGCCCTAATTGGTGCTGGAAATGTCGGAAATTCTTTCCTTTACTCTGCAATGAATCAAGGACTTGCCTCCGAATACGGAATAATTGATATTAATCACGACTTTGCTGACGGTAATGCCTTTGATTTCGAAGATGCTTCCGCTTCACTACCACGTTCTTTCAGTGTTCGCCGTTATGAATATAGCGATCTCAAAGACGCGGATTTTATTTTAATTACCGCCGGAAGACCACAAAAACCTGGTGAAACTAGATTAGAACTTGTTGCTGATAACATTCGAATTATTCGTGACATCGCTTTTAAGGTTAAAGAAAGTGGATTTTCAGGAATTACTGTTATTGCTTCAAATCCAGTTGATGTTATCACTCGCGCTTATCGTGATGCATCAGGGTTTTCTGATCAAAAAGTTATTGGAACTGGAACTATTTTGGATACAGCAAGACTTCAATTTGCAATTGCAAAAAGAGCAAATGTTTCTCCAAGTTCAGTTCAGGCATACGTAATGGGTGAGCATGGAGATTCTTCTTTTGTTGCTTATTCAAATATCAAAATTGCTGGTGAATGTTTCTGTCATTTTGCAAAACTAACTGGAATTGATAGCTCAAATTATGAAAAAGAGCTAGAATATCCAGTTTCACGTCGTGCTTATGAAATTATTAATCGCAAAAGAGCAACTTTTTACGGAATCGGTGCTGCGCTTGCAAGAATCGTGAGAAATATTATCGAAGATTCAAAAAACATCATTATTGCAGGTGCAAATTTACGTGGTGAATACGGATTTAGCGGTGTAAACGTTGGTGTTCCAGTTGTTTTAGGTGCAAACGGAATCGAAAAAATAATCGAAATTAGTCTAAATGACAAAGAAAAAGAAAAATTTGCAAAATCTGTGGAAATTATCGACACAATTTACCAAGATGCAATGAAAAACATTTAATTTTTAAAAGTTTTTCATTCAAGTTTTTCAAGAAACAAAAAACTCTCGTTTTGAGAGTTTTTTGTTTTCATTTTTTTTAATTTCTTTTTGTTTTTAGATAAAACAAAAACCTAAATTTATTATTAAAATCAGCTTGCATTTTAGGTTAATTTTCAAAAAACACTATAAATTACGTGCTTTTTGAAAATTTAGACGAATTTAATAAATTAAATTAAGAAGTTAAAGTGCTTGGAAAAATAAAAAACTCTCAATTTGAGAGTTTTTTTGTTGCAAAACAAAATCAACCTTTTTTTAATTTTTTAAGTTAAAAAAATTAAAAAAAGGTTGAAATTTATCTTGGTGGCTCATATCGGACTCGAACCGATACGCATTGCTGCAGCAGGTTTTGAGTCTGCCGTGTCTACCATTCCACCAATGAGCCATTTAAAATTAAAAAAATGATAAAAATTAACTTTAAATGTAATATAATTATACCAATGATGGTTAGAAAACAAAACAAAACTTTAAAAAAAATCTTAATTAGAGCATTACCAATTATAACTTTGCCAGCAACATTGATCGCTGCTTCTTGCGAACCACTAGGCGCTGTTAAAAGAATTGGATCTATTGTCACACAGATTGGACAATCTAATCCTTGAGATCAAGATCTAGATGTAAAAAAACCTTTAGATTCAATTGTTAGTGGTAGAGTTCAACCAAGATTTGATAAAATTACAGCATCTGAATTTATAAAACAGTCAAGAACTCTAGATAGCGATACTTCACTTAATGAATCTAATAATATTTTTTTAAGAACGCAAAGCAACCTTTTAAATTCGGCAATTATATGAACTTTCATTCCCGGCGTTGATAACTTTGATCTTAGCCAAAAATTTGACCTTCAAATTAATGCCTATCCTAATTCTGCAAATGATGTTTATGGCTCAATTAAAATCAAAGTTGAAGCTCTCGAAAAAGGTTCGCAAAGACTAATTCAAAGCAAAGATTTTGTTGTTTCTGGATTTCAAACAGAAAAAACTGGAATTTATGCTTATAAAGAAAGAATCGAGACTGCTTTCCAAAAAATTAACAATTTAACACTAAAAAGTGATAGCAATTTTGACATTAACAAATTGACTTCTAATTCTAATATTTGAGATTATGTGAATTTGCCTTCGAATTTCGAAAAAATGGATATTACAAAATTGCGAAATTCAGACCAATTTGATGTTCCAGAACGCGATACTTCAGTTCCAAGCATTGCCAAAATTGCCAAAGAACCTTATCGTTTAAAAGTTAAGAACTTCTATTATATAAAAGGAACAATTCTTAAAGATTCTTATGACAAAAACACTGGCGAAGTCGATGTAATTTTGTCAATTTATCACGATTCGTTCCACAACTACGTCTCAAAAATCGTCAAACTTAAAACTAAATCTGATTCAGGTTTGTCGAAATTAACTGATATTAAAAGTTTTAAATTAAAAGATCAATACAAAAATTTTCTACCTTCATTTCTTATAAATTCAGAAAATGATACTGAATCATTAGCTAAATTTATTGATTTTGGAAGTTTTGACTATAAAAATTATGATATTAAAGTTGTTCCTTCACTTTCAGATGACCAAAACGGTAATCTTTACATTATTTTGAACAAAAAAGGAACTGATTTAACTTCAGGACCCGCAAGTCCAGGTCAAATTATTAAAGTTGAAGGTTTTAATTCCTACCAGAAAATTTTCACAAATACTGATTTTACTAAATTAATCAATTTTGATTACCTTGATTCTTGGTACAAATTACCAAAAACAGCGAATCTTGCTGAAAAACTAAAAAGCATTTCTGAGAGTTTAAATTCTTCAAGCGATTCACTTTTGTGACCACTTTTTGGGGTCGCAATCCAAAAAACTCTATCATCAGAAGCGCTTTTTAAAGGTACAAACGAGTTAAAAAACTTTGAAAAACTTAATTATCAATTCGCTTCACTAATAAATTTCAAAATTGATGAATCAGGACTTTCATTCTATTTTGGAAATGCTGTTCAGGATTATTACAAAATTTCTATTAAATTCACAGAAAAAACTGAAAGTAAAAATATTATTGCTGATTTTGGCTCAAAAGTGCTTGAAAAAGAGATTTTAAATGATTCTTTACGTTCAAGGTCAATTGTAATCCAACTTCGCTCAAACACTTACGATCCAATAACGCGAACAAACACAAGCCGAATTACATCGGGAACCGCTTGAGTTTTTGATAGAAAATTAAAGCCTGATCCAACTAATCCAGGTAAATTTTTACCTACAAATACTTATTATTTAGCAACAAATTTGCACGTAGTCGCTGATTTGATTAATAAACCTGACCAAATTTATTCATTTTCCTACCTACTTGATGGAAATCTAAAAAATCTTGATGCAATTAGTTTCGATGATACAAATTTATTTCGCCGTTTTGATCGGGTAGCAAAAACTGAAGGCAAAAAAGATTATTTACCCCCTGAAGGTTTTCAGTTTATTAACTCTGAATCAAAAAATTTTTGGAACAATCTAAAAATTAATCCAATCGGACTTAATTTACCAAACAAAGATAAATTTCGTGATATTGCGATAATTGAAGTTACTTTTCCTGAAGATAAACAGAAAAAAAACCCTTTTAATTTCGGAATCCCTTTTCTTGATTTAGATATTTTTGGCGAGTCTTCTTATATAAAAAATATTCCTGATGCAATTCGTAATTATAACGAGGCGCCACTTGATTTTTTAGTGACAAACAAATTAGTGCCTAATTTTACAAGGGCGATACAACAAAAAACTACAAAAGTTGAAAGAGCTTTACCTCTACACGCCTATCTTGGCGGATTTTTAGGCGGATTTTCTTGAACAACCGACAATAAAAACGCTTTTATTACCACCCAGGAACTTTTAAAAGAGAACAATTTTAAACAGGAAAATTCTACAAGAAAGTTCCAAGGTGCAAATTCACTTTCTCTTCCTGGTCTCCGCGGCGGTCATGGAATGTCAGGTTCTTTAGTTGTTAACGAATATAATCAAGTTCTTGGAATTTTTTGAGGTGGTTATTTTCCGCCAACCTCTCCAGGACAAAATCGTCTTGTTAAAGGGATTGGTCAATTTGATCCAATCGGTGTCAAAATTGATTCAAATCCAACCGTTTTAGCAAAATGACTTGCACAAACAAAGGATGTTCAGACTGATTTAGATTCAATTCAAGAAAAAGTTTTTAGTCTTGAAGATCCAAAACAACTTGAAAAATTGGCGCACTCAGTTAGATGAATTAAATTTAATAATTTTGAACAAGAAGAAAAATCAAACATTTAGTTTTTATTTTAGTATTTTTTAAAAATAAAAACTAAATGTTTTTTTATTTAATTATGGAAAAGAAATTACTTAATTCTTTGATGAAAATTCATCAAAAATATCAAGATTTAAAGTCGCTTTTAGAAACAGATGAGGTTCTTAATGACCAAAAAAGATATTCGCAACTTTCAAAGGAAATTGCGAATATCACAGAAATTGTTGAAGTATTTGAAAAATTCCTTGCTGATCAAAAAAGTTTAGAAGATGCCAAAACTATATTAATTCAGGAAAAAGATCCTGAATTGCAGCAACTTGCAAAAGATGAAATTGCAAATGCAAGTAAAAATATTGAAGAATACGAAAAAGAATTACTGATTTTAATGTTGCCAAAAGACGAAAACGATGAAAAAGATGTAATTGTTGAAATTCGTGGCGCTGCTGGTGGTGATGAAGCAAACATTTTTGTGGGCGATCTTTTCAAAATGTATCACAAATGAGCTGACTCCCAAAAAGCAAAAGTTAAAGTTCTTAGTTCATCACTTGCAATCGCTGGTGGTTTTACGCAAATTATCTTCCAAATTTCTGGTCAAAAGATCTATTCAAAACTTAAATTTGAATCAGGAGTTCACCGTGTTCAGCGAGTTCCCGAAACTGAAACAATGGGCAGAATTCATACTTCAACTTCAACAGTGACTGTAATGCCAAAAATTGATGAAAAAATTGAAGTCGCAATCAATCCTGGCGATTTAAAAATTGATACTTACCGTTCCTCAGGCGCAGGTGGTCAATCAGTTAATACAACCGATTCTGCCGTTAGAATTACTCATATTCCCACAGGAATCGTTGTTACTTCACAAGATGAAAGATCGCAAATTGGAAATAAGGAAATCGCAATGGGAATTTTAAAGTCAAAAATTTATAACCTTGAACTTCAAAAACAGCAAGAAAAACAAGCTAATTTCCGAAAATTAGCAGGATCTGGAGCCCGTTCTGAAAAAATTAGAACTTATAATTATCCCCAAGATCGCGTTACCGACCACCGAATTAGTTTCTCTTGCTCACTAAAACCAGTCGTGCAAGGAAGTCTGAATCCAATAATTGATGCTTTACTTGCACAGGAAAAAACTGAATTAATTTTACAAAATTATGGTGAGAAATAAAAGAAAATTGGAACTTTTAAAGGAAAAGCAACGGTATAATTTGCCGTTAGAAATATCAAAATTGGAAAATTTAAAATTAGAATTAGACTATCCAGTTCAAAAAATTATTGGCTTTATCGAGATGGAAGATGTTCGAATTTTTCTGGACCAAAAAGTTTTTATCCCACGTTATGAAACGCAGGAATTAATTCTGAAGGTTAAAAAAGTTATTAAAAACAGTGACTCTGTTCTTGATTTATGTTGTGGATCTGGTTTTATTGGTCTTGCGCTGGCTAAATTCAGTAATGCAAAAATAACCCTAACCGATATCAGCGATGATGCGATTTTGCAAACAAAATTAAATGCAAAATATAACAATTTAGATGTAAATACTGTAAAATCCGACCTTTTTTCAAATATTCCCAAGCAAAAATTTAATATAATTATTTCAAATCCGCCGTATTTAAGACCGCAAAAACTTCATAAGTCGGTTTTGCACTTTGAACCCGAAATTGCTTTATTTTCTAAACCTGAACCATTTTCTTTTTATCAGAAAATTATGGACAAGGCGGATAATTTTCTTGAAAAAAATGGATGAATTTTTTTTGAAATCGATTATGAAAGTGTTGATTTTTTCAAAAAAAATTATCCAGATTTTACAATTGAAAATGATATAAATAACAAACCACGTTTTGCCTATTGGCAAAAGAAACCATAAAGATGTCGTAAAACATAGTATTTTTTTTACAAATAAAAAAAAAAAAAAAATCGTTAATTTTAGAAAGGAGTCAAAATGAAAATTAGAACCCGTTATGCACCTTCGCCAACAGGTTTTTTACACATTGGTGGTGCAAGAACCGCGCTTTTTAATTATTTATTCGCAAAACATAATAACGGTGATTTTATTTTGCGAATCGAAGACAGTGATAATTCACGAAATGTTGAAGGTGGTGAAAGATCGCAAATCGAAAATTTGTTATGACTAGGAATCGAACCTGATGAAAAACCTGGTTCAATTACGGAATTTGGACCTTATCGACAATCAGAAAAATTAAAACGCTATCAAAAATTAGCAGAAAATCTTGTTGAAAAAGGTTTTGCCTATTATGCTTTTGAAAATGCTGTTGAGTTAGAACAACAAAAAAAAGAACAAGCAGATAAAGGTATTTTTAGTTTCCGTTATGACCGAAATTGGCTAAAAATTTCTGATTCTGAAAAAGAAAAAAGAAAAAAGAACAACGAGTTTGTGATAAGATTTAAGGTTGAAACTGATAAAGACTATTGCTGAAACGATTTAGTTCGCGGTCAAATTTGCTTTACTGGTTCCTCAATCAGCGATTGAGTTATTATAAAATCCGATGGTTTTCCAACTTATAATTTTGCTGTTGTTGTTGATGATTTTGATATGAAAATCAGTCATATTTTCCGTGGTGAGGAACATATTTCAAACACACCAAAGCAAATAGCAGTTTATGAAGCATTTTCGTGAAAAATTCCAGAATTTGGGCATTTAACCATAATCACAGATAAAAATGGGAAAAAACTTTCAAAACGTGATAAAAGTATGTTCCATTTTATTGAAGATTATAAAAATCAAGGCTATCATAATCACGCTGTTTTTAATTTTCTTGCACTTTTAGGTTGGACTAGCGCTG of Mesomycoplasma dispar contains these proteins:
- a CDS encoding peptide chain release factor N(5)-glutamine methyltransferase, translated to MVRNKRKLELLKEKQRYNLPLEISKLENLKLELDYPVQKIIGFIEMEDVRIFLDQKVFIPRYETQELILKVKKVIKNSDSVLDLCCGSGFIGLALAKFSNAKITLTDISDDAILQTKLNAKYNNLDVNTVKSDLFSNIPKQKFNIIISNPPYLRPQKLHKSVLHFEPEIALFSKPEPFSFYQKIMDKADNFLEKNGWIFFEIDYESVDFFKKNYPDFTIENDINNKPRFAYWQKKP
- the gltX gene encoding glutamate--tRNA ligase, whose translation is MKIRTRYAPSPTGFLHIGGARTALFNYLFAKHNNGDFILRIEDSDNSRNVEGGERSQIENLLWLGIEPDEKPGSITEFGPYRQSEKLKRYQKLAENLVEKGFAYYAFENAVELEQQKKEQADKGIFSFRYDRNWLKISDSEKEKRKKNNEFVIRFKVETDKDYCWNDLVRGQICFTGSSISDWVIIKSDGFPTYNFAVVVDDFDMKISHIFRGEEHISNTPKQIAVYEAFSWKIPEFGHLTIITDKNGKKLSKRDKSMFHFIEDYKNQGYHNHAVFNFLALLGWTSADSKEFFNKKGLIDAFDYRRLSKAPSFFDIEKLNWFSKSYISKMEIDEIISKLELGKDANWNRLFIDAYQKSAVKYSDFYKNLDLFLKPSESIPLEIAQKLEEVNQKPIEVFAKKIDFSDWNVTKIEGLIKQISFELKIKGKELLLPIRLATTWTISGPELAKAIWLFGSEIIKKRLSKWR
- the prfA gene encoding peptide chain release factor 1; the protein is MEKKLLNSLMKIHQKYQDLKSLLETDEVLNDQKRYSQLSKEIANITEIVEVFEKFLADQKSLEDAKTILIQEKDPELQQLAKDEIANASKNIEEYEKELLILMLPKDENDEKDVIVEIRGAAGGDEANIFVGDLFKMYHKWADSQKAKVKVLSSSLAIAGGFTQIIFQISGQKIYSKLKFESGVHRVQRVPETETMGRIHTSTSTVTVMPKIDEKIEVAINPGDLKIDTYRSSGAGGQSVNTTDSAVRITHIPTGIVVTSQDERSQIGNKEIAMGILKSKIYNLELQKQQEKQANFRKLAGSGARSEKIRTYNYPQDRVTDHRISFSCSLKPVVQGSLNPIIDALLAQEKTELILQNYGEK
- a CDS encoding DUF31 family protein, whose translation is MMVRKQNKTLKKILIRALPIITLPATLIAASCEPLGAVKRIGSIVTQIGQSNPWDQDLDVKKPLDSIVSGRVQPRFDKITASEFIKQSRTLDSDTSLNESNNIFLRTQSNLLNSAIIWTFIPGVDNFDLSQKFDLQINAYPNSANDVYGSIKIKVEALEKGSQRLIQSKDFVVSGFQTEKTGIYAYKERIETAFQKINNLTLKSDSNFDINKLTSNSNIWDYVNLPSNFEKMDITKLRNSDQFDVPERDTSVPSIAKIAKEPYRLKVKNFYYIKGTILKDSYDKNTGEVDVILSIYHDSFHNYVSKIVKLKTKSDSGLSKLTDIKSFKLKDQYKNFLPSFLINSENDTESLAKFIDFGSFDYKNYDIKVVPSLSDDQNGNLYIILNKKGTDLTSGPASPGQIIKVEGFNSYQKIFTNTDFTKLINFDYLDSWYKLPKTANLAEKLKSISESLNSSSDSLLWPLFGVAIQKTLSSEALFKGTNELKNFEKLNYQFASLINFKIDESGLSFYFGNAVQDYYKISIKFTEKTESKNIIADFGSKVLEKEILNDSLRSRSIVIQLRSNTYDPITRTNTSRITSGTAWVFDRKLKPDPTNPGKFLPTNTYYLATNLHVVADLINKPDQIYSFSYLLDGNLKNLDAISFDDTNLFRRFDRVAKTEGKKDYLPPEGFQFINSESKNFWNNLKINPIGLNLPNKDKFRDIAIIEVTFPEDKQKKNPFNFGIPFLDLDIFGESSYIKNIPDAIRNYNEAPLDFLVTNKLVPNFTRAIQQKTTKVERALPLHAYLGGFLGGFSWTTDNKNAFITTQELLKENNFKQENSTRKFQGANSLSLPGLRGGHGMSGSLVVNEYNQVLGIFWGGYFPPTSPGQNRLVKGIGQFDPIGVKIDSNPTVLAKWLAQTKDVQTDLDSIQEKVFSLEDPKQLEKLAHSVRWIKFNNFEQEEKSNI
- a CDS encoding L-lactate dehydrogenase — protein: MKPIKIALIGAGNVGNSFLYSAMNQGLASEYGIIDINHDFADGNAFDFEDASASLPRSFSVRRYEYSDLKDADFILITAGRPQKPGETRLELVADNIRIIRDIAFKVKESGFSGITVIASNPVDVITRAYRDASGFSDQKVIGTGTILDTARLQFAIAKRANVSPSSVQAYVMGEHGDSSFVAYSNIKIAGECFCHFAKLTGIDSSNYEKELEYPVSRRAYEIINRKRATFYGIGAALARIVRNIIEDSKNIIIAGANLRGEYGFSGVNVGVPVVLGANGIEKIIEISLNDKEKEKFAKSVEIIDTIYQDAMKNI